Genomic window ([Empedobacter] haloabium):
AATATTGGCCGAGCGCCCGCGCTGGTGGATCGCCTCGGCCGTCTCGAACCCGTCCATGCCGGGCATGTTCACGTCGAGCAGGATCACGGCGAAGTCGTGCCGCAATACCTGCCGCAGCGCTTCCTCGCCGCTGCGCGCGGCAATTACCTCATAGGGCTCTTGCTCGGCCCACTGTGCCAGCAGGCTCGTCAGGGCGAACAGGCTGTTGGCGTCATCGTTGACGACGAGGATCTTTGGTTTGTCCAATTTGGGTACTTTTAATAGTTTCAGATCACGTCGCGGAGAAACAGTTTTGTCAGGCAAACATCCTGACGATCATAGCAACCGCATATCGCAATGTCAAAAGTCCATGCGGCAACGGGAACAGCCCCGATATTGTTCGATTGCGCACATACATGTCCGTGGCAATCATGACATATTGAAAGCGTAGACACCACGCCACACAACGAAAGGACCCAATATGAATATCGATACCGTCGTAGACAAAAAACACCTGGGCAAGTGCTTCAAGGAACTGGCTGACGCGCCGCTCAGCGCACTGCGCGGTGTCAGTGAAAAAGATGCCAAGGCGCTGCAGCAGGCCTTCAACATCAGCACGGTGCGTGAGCTGGCGAATCTGAACTTCATCAAGTGGGCCGTGGCGATCACCACCCTGGCCGACGAGGAGCAGATGCAGCCGGCCGAGAAGGCCAAGGAAGAGCTGCTGGACGACGCGGTCGAGATGACGTTCCCGGCCAGCGACCCGATTTCCGTCGACTCGGGAATCACCCGCATCGAAGTGGCGCCGGACAAGGTCGACGCGCAAGCCGACCACCAGCATGCCAACAAGGTCGAGGAGTCCACCGAGACCGGCAAGGAAAAGGAAGCGGCGGCGCAGTAAGCGAGGCGAAACCCAGGCGCACCGGGGTCTGTCCCGCAGGGACTGACCCTAATGCCGCTAAGTTAAGAGAAAAGTAGCTGGGTTAGGGTCTGTCCCCGCAGGGGACTGACCCTGGTTTTAATCGCAGAACCATGCGACTTGCGCGATAAAAACCGGGGTCAGTCCCAAAAAACGGGACAGACCCCAAGCGAGCGTCTGTTCTCTGCGCGCCAAAATTCCTTAACTTAGCGGCATTAGGGACTGATCCCGAAGTTTGGCAGGTTCGCCGCGGCGGCTGACGGCAATCGCGTATCGAAAGGAACCTCATTCCTTACGATACGCGATTGCCTTCTTGCGCTATTGGCACGCAGCACTTCGGGGTCAGTCCCAACGGGACAGACCCCATTTCAGGCGGCGGTGGTGGCGACGCTTTTCAGCTGATGCGGCACGCTGGCCGCGGCGGCCTTGGTGCTGCCGGGCGCCGCGCAGAAGCGGTTCTTGCCGGCACGCTTGGCGTCGTACAGGGCGTTGTCGGCCGCGTGGATCAGGTCGCCAACGGTCGATGCGTCGTCCGGGAACAGCGCGATGCCGATGCTGGTGGACAGGCGCAAGGTGATGCCGTTCACGAGGTAGGGTTCGGACACCACCTCGATCAGCTTCGAGGCCGGTTCGCGCGCGTCCGGCAGGCCGCTCACGTCGCCCAGCACGATGACGAATTCGTCGCCCCCGACCCGCGCCACCGTGTCCTCCTTGCGCGAGGAGCCCACCAGGCGCTGTGCCACGAGCTTGAGGATTTCGTCGCCATAGGCATGGCCGTGGGTATCGTTGATGGCCTTGAAGCCGTCCAGGTCGAGGTACATGACGGCGGCCTTGCGCTGGTTGCGCATTGCGTGCTGCAGCGTGGTCTCGATGCGGTCTTCCAGCAGGCGCCGGTTCGGCAGGCCCGTCAGCGGGTCGTGCAGGGCCAGCTCCTGCTGCTTCTTGCTGTACTGCGCCAGCTCCTTGTAGAGCAGGCGTACCTCCAGCATATTGTGGATGCGCTTGTGCACCTCGAGCAGGTCGAACGGCTTGCTGATGAAGTCGCGCGCGCCGGCTTCCAGCGCGGCAATCTTGAACGCCGGCTGGGCCGTCAGCGCCAGCACCGGCAGGTAACCGTCCTGCTCGATTTCCTTCAGTCCCTTCATGACCTGGAAGCCGTTCAGGCCAGGCATCTGCAGGTCCAGCAGGATCAGATCGTAGCAATGTTGCCGATGCAGGGTGCAAACCTGGTCGGGCAGCATCGTCGCCGTGACGTCGGTGTAGCCGGCTTCACGCAGGATCTCGAGCATCAGGTCGACATTGTCCGCGCAATCGTCCACCACCAGGATCTTGGCATTCAGGATCTCATCTGGGCTGGGCATATCTCTTCTCGCCTCATCGTGCACACAGGCTCCGGCGTTTTTTCGGCCTGGAGCGGAATTCTAAGTGTAGCGCCGCAGGGTTTGCTGCGTCGCACGTATTGAAAAATTATTTTCCAAGGGAAGATTTTTCAGATATTGGAGTGTATCAAACTTGCACGAGTTTCTTGTAGGACATTGCCGCGTCCGGCAGTAGGAAGGCGGGAAAAATCATGTTTAAAGTTAATGCTTGTTGTATTTCGATCGTCGAGTGATCAAAAAACAACAGTCGGCTGAAGGTCAGTCGGCCCGGCATTGGGCCGCGACCAGCGCCACCGTGGCGATCAGTTCGGCAGGCTCGACCGGTTTCGTGATGTGGTCCTGAAATCCGGCTTCCAGGGCGCGCAGGCGGTCTTCGGACTGGGCGAACGCGGTCAGGGCAATCGCCGGCACGTCGCCGCCGGCGGCGGGGCCCAGCGCGCGCACGCGTTCGAGCAGCTCGAAGCCGTCCATGTCCGGCATGCCGATATCGCTCAGCAGCAGTTGGGCCCGTATGCGCGGCAGCAGGGCCAGCGCTTCGGCCGCCGTCTCGGCTGTCGTGACTTCGGCATTGCGATCGGCCAGCACCCGCTTGATCAGCTCGCGGCCGTCCGCCTCGTCGTCCACCACCAGCACGCGTAACCCGCGCAGGTCGGCCGGCTCGCCGTCGCGGCCGCGGGCGGTGCTGGCCGCGCTGGCGGGGCGGGCTGGCCGCTCGCCCAGCGGCAGCTTGCCGGCCAGCGGCAGGCGCACCGTGAACGCGGCGCCATGGCCCTCGCCGGCGCTGGCCGCGGCCACCGTGCCACCGTGCTGCTCGACCAGGTGCTTGACGATCGACAGCCCAAGACCCAGGCCGCCATGGCGGCGCGTGGTGGAGGCGTCGGCCTGGCGGAAACGGTCGAACACGTGGCCCAGGAATTCGGCACCGATGCCAATGCCGGTATCGGCGACGCCGATCTCGGCCTGGCCGTCGCGCTCGCGGATCGTCACGCGCACGCGGCCGTCCGGCGGAGTGAACTTGATGGCGTTCGACAGCAGGTTCCAGACGACCTGCTGCAGCCGGCCCGGGTCGGCCGCGATCGGCGCGCACGACGCGAAGTCGCGCTCGATGACGATGTTCTTGGTGCCCGCGGCCGGGCGCACCGCCTCGATCGCCGCGTCCACGATGGTGGCGGGCAGCACGCCCTGCAATTCCAGCAGCACCTGGCCGGACATGATGCGGCTCATGTCCAGCAGGTCTTCGATCAGCTGGGCCTGGGCGCGGGCATTGCGCTCGATCGTCTGCAGGCCCTTGTGCAGGTCGGCCTCGCCGCGGCTGCCGCGCCGCAGCACCTGCGACCAGCCGAGGATGGCGTTGAGCGGGGTGCGCAGCTCGTGCGACAGGGTGGCTAGGAACTCGTCTTTCATCTGGCTGCTGCGCTCGGCCTCGGCACGGGCGCTGCGTTCGCGGTCGAGCAGGGCGATACGTTCCTCGGCGGCCCGGCGTGCCGCTTCGTTCAGGCGCGCATTGTCGATGGCCACGCCGGCCTGGGCGGCGATGCCGCCGATGATGCGTTCCGAGCGCTCGCTGAACATGCCCGGCTCCGGATGGCCGAACAGCAGCGTGCCGACGACGTCGCCCGTGCGCGACGTGACCGGCGCGGCCAGCAGGCTGCGCAGGTGACGCCCCAGTGCGGGATCCAGTTGCGCCGCGCAGTCGGGCTGGTACAGCAGGTCGTCGCAGCGCACGATGCCGCCGGCGGCGCTGCCGCCCTGTTCCAGCAGGCCGTGACCGGACACCAGCGCCGCGCCTGGCGCGGCCAGGTCGCCATAGTCCGCCGGCGGCCGGCCGGACAGCGTGCACAGCTCCAGCGCGCTGCCGCCGCTGTGGTAGAAGAACGCGCCGAAGCGGGCGCCGACGATGCGCGTGGCCGCGTCCGTGACTTCCTGCAACAGCGGCTGCAGGTCGCGGTGGCGCGCCAGCGCATTGCCGGTGCTGTTGAGCATCTCCAGGATATTGGTCTCGTCGCGCAATGCTTCCTGGGCGCGCTTGACCTGGTCGACATCGGTGCTGGTGCCGAACCAGCGCAGCATCTGGCCGGAGGCGTCGCGTACCGGGTTGGCGCGCGTCAGGAACCAGCGGTACTGTCCATCGGCGCCGCGGATCGGCACTTCCATTTCGAAAGGCTCGCCCGATTCCAGCGATGCGCGCCAGTGCGCGATCATCGGTTCCACGCAATCCGGTGCATATACCTGCGACCAGCCGTCGCCTTCCAGCTCGCCGGGCGGCAGGCCGGTGTAGTCGTGCCAGCGGCGGTTGTACCAGACGATGCGGCCGTCGTGATGCGCGATCCAGGCCAGCTGCGGAATCGAGTCGGCCAGCGCGCGCAATTGCTTCTCGCTGTGGCGCAGCGTGTCCTCGGCGGCCTTGCGTTCGCTGATGTCCTGCACCATGCCGGTCATGCCGACCAGGCGGCCGGCGTCATCGTAGAAGCCATGCCCGGCCACGGACAGCCATGCACTGCCGCCGTTACGGACGATGCGGCATTCCACGCTGAAGTCGCTGCGCGCCGTGAACGCGCGCATGAACGCGGCCTGGGCATCGGCGCGGTCGGCCGCGACGATGCGCTCCTGCAGCGCGCTCCAGGTGGTCGCTTCCCCGGGCGGCAGGTCGAAAATGGCGGCCGCGCGCGGGCCACAGGTGACGACGTCGTTGGCGGCCGTCCAGGTCCAGTCGCCCAGCTTGCCGGCGGCCAGCGCGACCTGCAGGCGGTTGCTGTTCTCGCGCAGCGCCCGTTCGTGCTGCTTGCGCTGGTGGATGTCGTGCAGCATGCAAGTGATGCCGTCCTCGAACGGGAAGGCGCGCACTTCCAGCCAGCGCTGGCGCGCACCGTGGAACAGTTCGAAGCTGACGGCCTGGCGCCGCTCCTGCGCATGGCGCAGCTGCGTTTCCAGCAGCGTGCCGGCCAGCTGCGGGAAGGCCTGCCACAGCACCTGGCCCACGGCGTTCGCCACTTCTTGCGCCGGTCCGCGCAGCAGGTCGTCGGCCGGGCGATTCAGGTACGTGACGCGGCAGC
Coding sequences:
- a CDS encoding diguanylate cyclase gives rise to the protein MPSPDEILNAKILVVDDCADNVDLMLEILREAGYTDVTATMLPDQVCTLHRQHCYDLILLDLQMPGLNGFQVMKGLKEIEQDGYLPVLALTAQPAFKIAALEAGARDFISKPFDLLEVHKRIHNMLEVRLLYKELAQYSKKQQELALHDPLTGLPNRRLLEDRIETTLQHAMRNQRKAAVMYLDLDGFKAINDTHGHAYGDEILKLVAQRLVGSSRKEDTVARVGGDEFVIVLGDVSGLPDAREPASKLIEVVSEPYLVNGITLRLSTSIGIALFPDDASTVGDLIHAADNALYDAKRAGKNRFCAAPGSTKAAAASVPHQLKSVATTAA
- a CDS encoding PAS domain-containing protein; protein product: MQEAQERARLSPGQLVAALGGVSDGLVVLDRGCRVTYLNRPADDLLRGPAQEVANAVGQVLWQAFPQLAGTLLETQLRHAQERRQAVSFELFHGARQRWLEVRAFPFEDGITCMLHDIHQRKQHERALRENSNRLQVALAAGKLGDWTWTAANDVVTCGPRAAAIFDLPPGEATTWSALQERIVAADRADAQAAFMRAFTARSDFSVECRIVRNGGSAWLSVAGHGFYDDAGRLVGMTGMVQDISERKAAEDTLRHSEKQLRALADSIPQLAWIAHHDGRIVWYNRRWHDYTGLPPGELEGDGWSQVYAPDCVEPMIAHWRASLESGEPFEMEVPIRGADGQYRWFLTRANPVRDASGQMLRWFGTSTDVDQVKRAQEALRDETNILEMLNSTGNALARHRDLQPLLQEVTDAATRIVGARFGAFFYHSGGSALELCTLSGRPPADYGDLAAPGAALVSGHGLLEQGGSAAGGIVRCDDLLYQPDCAAQLDPALGRHLRSLLAAPVTSRTGDVVGTLLFGHPEPGMFSERSERIIGGIAAQAGVAIDNARLNEAARRAAEERIALLDRERSARAEAERSSQMKDEFLATLSHELRTPLNAILGWSQVLRRGSRGEADLHKGLQTIERNARAQAQLIEDLLDMSRIMSGQVLLELQGVLPATIVDAAIEAVRPAAGTKNIVIERDFASCAPIAADPGRLQQVVWNLLSNAIKFTPPDGRVRVTIRERDGQAEIGVADTGIGIGAEFLGHVFDRFRQADASTTRRHGGLGLGLSIVKHLVEQHGGTVAAASAGEGHGAAFTVRLPLAGKLPLGERPARPASAASTARGRDGEPADLRGLRVLVVDDEADGRELIKRVLADRNAEVTTAETAAEALALLPRIRAQLLLSDIGMPDMDGFELLERVRALGPAAGGDVPAIALTAFAQSEDRLRALEAGFQDHITKPVEPAELIATVALVAAQCRAD